From Acinetobacter sp. ASP199, the proteins below share one genomic window:
- the kdsB gene encoding 3-deoxy-manno-octulosonate cytidylyltransferase, translating into MKHIVIPARFASSRLPGKPLLEIHGRPMILRVVDQARKVEGFDDLCVATDDERIAAVCRAEGVDVVITSADHPSGTDRLSEVARIKGWDSDDIIVNVQGDEPLLPAQLVQQVAQLLVDQPESSMSTLCEPIHQLEEFQRDSIVKVVMSKHKQALYFSRATIPYDRDGAKQAKQRLHNHAYRHLGLYAYRVQLLQEYVTWEMGVLEKLESLEQLRVLENGHRIAISVAEVSLPPGVDTQQDLDRLNQLDPSVFA; encoded by the coding sequence ATGAAACACATTGTCATTCCTGCACGCTTTGCCAGCTCACGTCTGCCGGGTAAACCTTTATTAGAGATCCATGGTCGCCCAATGATTCTGCGGGTGGTGGATCAGGCGCGCAAAGTAGAAGGCTTTGATGATCTATGTGTAGCGACGGATGATGAACGTATTGCAGCAGTATGTCGTGCCGAAGGTGTAGATGTTGTCATTACTTCAGCAGATCATCCATCAGGTACAGATCGCTTGAGTGAAGTAGCGCGAATCAAAGGCTGGGACAGTGATGATATTATCGTCAATGTTCAAGGTGATGAGCCGTTATTACCAGCGCAACTGGTTCAGCAAGTGGCTCAGTTGCTGGTTGATCAGCCAGAATCGTCTATGTCGACGCTATGTGAGCCTATTCATCAGCTTGAAGAATTTCAGCGTGACAGTATCGTGAAAGTGGTGATGTCAAAGCACAAACAGGCACTGTATTTTAGCCGTGCCACGATTCCTTATGATCGTGATGGTGCAAAACAAGCCAAGCAGAGACTGCATAATCACGCTTATCGCCATCTGGGTCTGTATGCTTATCGTGTACAGTTGCTTCAGGAATACGTGACCTGGGAGATGGGAGTTCTGGAAAAGCTGGAATCATTAGAACAGTTACGTGTGCTGGAAAATGGTCACCGTATTGCCATATCGGTTGCTGAAGTGAGTTTGCCACCTGGGGTAGATACCCAGCAGGATCTGGATCGTCTGAATCAGCTTGATCCATCTGTATTCGCCTAA
- a CDS encoding PilZ domain-containing protein has protein sequence MQSRMGGIIQANIPDIETLFASYMPFVAGGGLFIPSNQTVKLGDEVFVLTTLPEQSQKIPLTGKVIWVSQKQNGIKPQGFGIQLSGDKGVFFKNEAERLVAGLKTAGRRSYTM, from the coding sequence ATGCAATCACGTATGGGGGGGATTATTCAGGCGAATATTCCTGATATTGAAACTCTATTTGCCAGCTATATGCCATTTGTTGCAGGTGGCGGTCTTTTTATTCCTTCCAATCAGACAGTAAAGCTAGGGGATGAAGTTTTCGTCCTGACTACTTTACCTGAACAATCACAGAAAATTCCTTTAACTGGTAAGGTGATCTGGGTATCACAAAAACAAAATGGTATTAAGCCTCAGGGTTTTGGCATCCAGTTAAGCGGTGATAAAGGCGTTTTCTTTAAAAATGAGGCCGAACGACTGGTTGCAGGGCTTAAAACTGCAGGGCGTAGAAGCTACACTATGTAG
- a CDS encoding TatD family hydrolase, which yields MFVDTHCHLTLLDLTPYNGDLDLALAQAREAGVSKFMSISVDLDDHIELAKIAARHADVGYTVGVHPCEDVATMARATTDYLVELAQPEKVWALGETGLDYFHSTDFIQEQKDCFARHIHASQIVKKPVVVHTRSAKHDTVDIIRAEKSTHGILHCFTEDWETAKAVLDCGYYVSFSGIVSFKNAQDLRDVAKQVPLDRVLIETDSPYLAPVPYRGKSNEPKYVPFVAKALCDVYDKSLEEMAAITMQNFENLLNFK from the coding sequence GTGTTTGTAGATACGCATTGCCATTTAACTTTACTCGACTTAACGCCTTACAACGGTGATCTGGATCTGGCGCTTGCACAGGCGCGTGAGGCAGGTGTTTCCAAGTTTATGAGTATTTCGGTAGATCTTGATGATCATATCGAACTGGCCAAAATTGCGGCACGACATGCTGATGTAGGCTATACCGTGGGTGTGCATCCCTGTGAAGATGTTGCAACCATGGCACGCGCAACTACGGATTATCTGGTTGAGCTGGCGCAGCCAGAAAAAGTTTGGGCTTTAGGCGAAACAGGTCTGGATTATTTCCATAGTACTGATTTCATTCAAGAGCAGAAAGACTGTTTTGCACGTCATATTCATGCTTCCCAAATCGTGAAAAAACCGGTAGTGGTGCATACTCGTTCAGCCAAGCATGACACAGTCGATATCATTCGCGCTGAAAAATCTACGCATGGCATTCTGCACTGTTTTACTGAGGACTGGGAAACAGCGAAAGCAGTTCTTGACTGTGGTTATTATGTGTCTTTCTCAGGCATTGTTTCTTTCAAAAATGCGCAGGATTTACGTGATGTGGCGAAACAGGTTCCACTAGATCGTGTGCTGATTGAAACGGATAGTCCTTATCTGGCACCTGTGCCTTATCGCGGTAAATCAAATGAACCGAAATATGTTCCATTTGTAGCCAAAGCCTTATGTGATGTATATGATAAGAGCTTGGAAGAAATGGCTGCAATCACAATGCAGAATTTTGAAAATCTTCTAAATTTTAAGTAA
- the gspK gene encoding type II secretion system minor pseudopilin GspK, with product MKQQQGIALITILVMVALATILAATIAKRQAATAETTAYLMRQNQSLMYAKSAEAFFAELLVDDAENAADVDHLNETWAQQMPPFPVDDGYVAGRLEDESGKFNLNSLVAEDGTVNEPAKKWFELILKRVGLPEQLSEAVIDWQDQDELPIGPMGAESNYYQGLPNAALPPNANFHSVEQLKLVRGFEENRYKLLLPYVTAAPLKDTQVNINTAPAVLLASLDDKLDVNAVQQALDLKFGKQEHFANISELWQVAPFDQVAAENRNQFATLLGVKSQFFKARIEVMLSERKRQFSSDLIREDKQVYVSYRSMAPF from the coding sequence ATGAAGCAGCAACAGGGCATTGCATTAATTACGATACTGGTGATGGTGGCATTAGCAACTATTCTAGCAGCGACTATTGCCAAACGTCAGGCAGCGACTGCAGAAACTACAGCCTATCTGATGCGTCAAAATCAATCCTTGATGTATGCCAAAAGTGCTGAAGCCTTCTTTGCCGAATTATTAGTAGATGATGCTGAAAATGCGGCAGATGTGGATCACCTGAATGAAACCTGGGCACAACAGATGCCACCTTTTCCTGTAGATGATGGCTATGTTGCTGGCAGGCTGGAGGATGAGTCAGGCAAGTTTAATCTGAATAGTCTGGTGGCTGAAGATGGAACTGTAAATGAACCGGCGAAAAAATGGTTTGAACTGATTTTGAAACGGGTTGGATTACCGGAACAATTAAGTGAAGCAGTGATTGACTGGCAGGATCAAGATGAACTGCCAATTGGTCCTATGGGAGCGGAATCCAATTATTATCAAGGTCTGCCAAATGCTGCATTGCCACCCAATGCCAATTTTCATAGTGTAGAACAACTCAAGCTGGTACGAGGTTTTGAAGAGAACCGCTATAAACTGTTGCTGCCATACGTAACGGCAGCCCCGCTAAAGGATACGCAGGTGAATATCAATACGGCACCAGCGGTTTTGCTGGCAAGTCTGGATGACAAGCTGGATGTGAATGCTGTGCAACAAGCTTTGGATCTTAAATTTGGTAAACAGGAACACTTTGCTAATATATCTGAACTTTGGCAAGTTGCTCCTTTTGATCAGGTGGCTGCTGAAAATCGTAACCAGTTTGCCACGCTATTGGGCGTAAAGTCCCAGTTCTTTAAAGCACGGATTGAAGTAATGCTGAGTGAACGTAAGCGTCAGTTTAGCAGTGATCTGATACGGGAGGATAAGCAGGTCTATGTCTCGTATCGCAGTATGGCGCCATTTTAA
- a CDS encoding 6-carboxytetrahydropterin synthase translates to MLIRKLFKFENAHIVRNCTSDRCKRSIHGHSYKVELLLKASKLDHGQMVYDFGLLKGVIKDFFDSFDHAICFWQDDNPEYIQACKNFSARWVSLPVSPSAEQFSRIFFFLAQQVLASTITQNGEGDVEVYSVIVHETDTGYAQSFLEDIENEQMGLLKLDQIEFSEQVQAEWTDPDMFSKLKQGIPFHNPTVDLQVKV, encoded by the coding sequence ATGTTAATTCGTAAGCTATTTAAGTTTGAAAATGCTCATATCGTGCGGAATTGCACATCGGATCGCTGTAAGCGTTCGATTCATGGTCATAGTTATAAAGTAGAATTATTACTGAAAGCCTCTAAGCTTGATCATGGCCAGATGGTATATGACTTTGGCTTGTTAAAAGGTGTCATCAAAGACTTTTTTGATTCATTCGATCATGCCATCTGTTTTTGGCAGGATGATAATCCCGAATATATTCAGGCTTGCAAGAATTTTAGTGCACGTTGGGTGTCATTGCCGGTATCGCCGTCTGCTGAACAGTTCTCCCGTATTTTCTTTTTCTTAGCGCAGCAAGTACTGGCTTCAACCATTACTCAGAATGGTGAAGGAGATGTTGAGGTGTATTCCGTGATTGTGCATGAAACTGATACCGGTTACGCGCAAAGCTTTTTGGAAGATATCGAAAATGAGCAAATGGGGCTACTTAAGCTGGATCAGATTGAATTTTCTGAACAGGTACAAGCTGAATGGACCGATCCTGATATGTTCAGCAAGTTGAAACAGGGGATTCCATTCCACAACCCAACCGTAGACTTACAGGTAAAAGTTTAA
- the gspJ gene encoding type II secretion system minor pseudopilin GspJ, with product MKKNGFTLVELLVAIAIFAVLSALGWQVFDHIRVTRDQNTVHEQKLNQLQQGYQQILRDMVQTVPLTANVNGDIQPALVLQDGRFNFSQTGVTDPLEQGIAPDERVEYQYRADEQKVYRLKFRNLNQTGRDQPESSILLSDVEQFQVTALNPNEIMQWPESGLDLNRTENKQLLPKGIKINLTVQGVQYEWLFSLLNTDYLSNNTNNIGSS from the coding sequence ATGAAAAAAAATGGATTTACCCTGGTCGAGCTTCTGGTTGCGATTGCAATCTTCGCTGTATTGTCTGCATTGGGATGGCAGGTCTTTGATCATATCCGGGTCACACGTGATCAGAATACCGTACATGAGCAGAAGTTGAATCAGTTACAGCAGGGCTATCAGCAGATTCTGCGTGATATGGTACAAACGGTGCCCTTAACAGCAAATGTAAATGGTGATATCCAGCCAGCTTTAGTACTGCAAGATGGCCGTTTTAACTTTAGTCAAACTGGGGTTACAGATCCCCTGGAGCAGGGTATTGCACCTGATGAGCGGGTAGAATATCAATACCGGGCGGATGAACAAAAAGTCTATCGGCTTAAATTTAGAAACCTGAACCAGACTGGACGCGATCAGCCTGAATCAAGCATATTGCTGAGTGATGTGGAACAGTTTCAGGTTACTGCACTAAATCCAAACGAAATTATGCAATGGCCCGAAAGCGGGCTAGATTTAAATCGTACTGAAAACAAGCAGCTTTTACCGAAAGGCATCAAGATCAATCTGACTGTACAGGGTGTGCAGTATGAATGGCTGTTCAGTCTGCTGAACACAGATTATCTGTCAAATAATACCAATAATATAGGCAGCTCTTAG
- the ung gene encoding uracil-DNA glycosylase: MSLLTEQQIAKLNKVQLDESWKYSLSDFLLGAKMDALKNFLIEEKKADKVIYPPNHLIFNALNTTPLNQVKVVILGQDPYHGPNQAHGLSFSVQKGVALPPSLRNIFHELHSDLGVPIPKHGNLTHWAEQGVLLLNAVLTVEAGQPTSHQKRGWEEFTDHVIDVINEQRENVVFILWGAYAQRKGQRIDQNKHLVLKAAHPSPLSANRGGFFGCKVFSKANNYLKQHGIEPIDWQLDA; this comes from the coding sequence ATGTCTTTATTAACTGAACAGCAAATTGCAAAACTGAATAAAGTTCAGCTGGATGAAAGCTGGAAATATAGCCTGAGTGATTTTTTACTCGGTGCAAAAATGGATGCACTTAAAAATTTTCTGATTGAAGAAAAAAAAGCAGACAAAGTTATTTATCCACCGAATCATCTGATTTTTAATGCGCTAAATACGACACCGCTGAATCAGGTGAAAGTGGTGATTTTAGGACAAGATCCTTATCATGGTCCGAATCAAGCACATGGCTTGAGTTTCTCGGTGCAAAAAGGGGTTGCATTGCCTCCATCTTTGCGTAATATTTTTCATGAGTTGCACTCGGATCTGGGTGTGCCTATTCCTAAACATGGCAATTTGACCCATTGGGCAGAGCAAGGTGTATTGCTCCTGAATGCAGTATTAACCGTAGAAGCGGGCCAGCCGACTTCGCATCAAAAACGTGGCTGGGAAGAATTTACTGATCACGTAATTGATGTCATTAATGAACAACGTGAAAATGTAGTCTTTATTCTTTGGGGTGCTTACGCGCAGCGTAAAGGACAACGCATTGACCAGAATAAACACCTTGTACTTAAAGCCGCACACCCGTCGCCGTTGTCGGCAAACCGTGGCGGATTCTTTGGTTGTAAAGTATTTTCCAAAGCAAACAATTATCTTAAACAACATGGCATTGAGCCTATAGATTGGCAGCTGGACGCATGA
- a CDS encoding enoyl-CoA hydratase/isomerase family protein has protein sequence MTYSPVSKQYHSDLIVEEAQNGWRIVRLNRPKSLHALDETIASALLEAFEDFHHDDNVKAIWFDSTTPKAFCAGGDVRKLRQLVINDEVATANKFFEQEYALDLLLHNYAKPVLVWGEGYVMGGGLGLFMAAPFRLVTPYSRLAMPEINIGLYPDVGATRFLADRGAIGLFTGLTGSIMTAAGAYGIGWATHICDMQRDAVLHKMVNVYWDHYPAGDFRAIDDTLNSMHRPVGPGPLQNSLDVIHSVCRGVNFEHDYEAIVGLKDARSDWLRQASENLQKGSPTTAALTWLLWQWGKQVHSWNEVFQLETQISDWKIRHPDFVEGVRARLVDKDLSPEWQQGTDLSLKGIFGDNPPVTQIDSWNALLRQYGVIS, from the coding sequence ATGACATATTCTCCTGTATCAAAACAATATCACTCGGATCTGATTGTCGAAGAAGCCCAAAATGGATGGCGCATCGTTCGATTAAATCGTCCGAAATCATTACATGCACTGGATGAAACCATTGCATCGGCCTTGCTTGAGGCCTTTGAAGATTTCCATCATGATGATAACGTAAAGGCAATCTGGTTCGATTCGACCACCCCTAAAGCATTTTGTGCGGGTGGAGATGTACGTAAACTGCGTCAACTGGTTATCAATGACGAAGTTGCAACTGCGAACAAATTCTTTGAACAGGAATATGCATTAGATCTGTTGTTACATAACTATGCTAAACCAGTACTGGTATGGGGCGAAGGTTATGTCATGGGTGGTGGTCTAGGTTTATTCATGGCGGCTCCGTTTCGCCTGGTAACGCCATATTCTCGTCTGGCAATGCCTGAAATCAATATTGGACTGTATCCAGATGTAGGTGCAACACGCTTCCTGGCTGATCGTGGTGCCATTGGTTTATTTACCGGGTTGACCGGTTCAATTATGACGGCTGCTGGCGCGTATGGTATTGGCTGGGCAACGCATATCTGCGATATGCAGCGTGATGCTGTGCTGCACAAAATGGTCAATGTTTACTGGGATCATTATCCGGCGGGAGATTTCCGTGCTATTGATGATACTCTCAACAGTATGCATCGTCCTGTGGGGCCTGGACCGTTACAAAATTCGCTTGATGTGATTCATAGTGTCTGCCGTGGTGTCAACTTTGAACATGACTATGAAGCCATTGTTGGTTTAAAGGATGCGCGCAGCGACTGGTTGCGTCAAGCCAGTGAAAATCTGCAAAAAGGTTCACCGACAACAGCTGCATTAACCTGGTTGTTATGGCAATGGGGTAAACAGGTTCATTCCTGGAATGAGGTATTCCAATTAGAAACACAAATTTCTGATTGGAAAATCCGTCATCCGGACTTTGTCGAAGGTGTGCGTGCGCGTCTGGTTGATAAGGATCTATCTCCGGAATGGCAGCAGGGTACTGACCTGAGTCTGAAAGGTATCTTTGGTGATAATCCGCCCGTCACTCAAATTGACAGCTGGAATGCGCTGTTAAGACAGTATGGTGTGATCAGCTGA
- the gspI gene encoding type II secretion system minor pseudopilin GspI: protein MHSEQSSSFCTRTKRCFVYPRSSSIAFGLSCATMPLRSSVTRLNRASGFTLLEVMVALAIFATAAMALTKVAMQYTQSTAHAILRTKAQFVALNEAAQMEINQEWLTGTSSRQITQQGETWQIDKKSEPTISPNVQRIDVQVGIVNADTGQLESGVSSLVFFNHRVNQTQ from the coding sequence GTGCACTCCGAACAGAGTTCGTCATTTTGCACTCGGACGAAACGTTGTTTTGTTTATCCTCGCTCCTCAAGCATAGCTTTCGGACTTTCTTGCGCGACGATGCCGCTCAGGTCGAGTGTTACTCGACTTAATCGTGCCTCAGGTTTTACCTTGCTGGAAGTTATGGTCGCGCTTGCAATCTTTGCGACCGCAGCCATGGCATTGACCAAAGTGGCAATGCAATACACCCAGTCTACTGCACATGCTATCTTGCGTACCAAAGCCCAGTTCGTTGCTTTAAATGAAGCTGCACAGATGGAAATCAATCAGGAATGGTTGACTGGAACTTCATCCCGACAGATCACCCAGCAGGGTGAGACCTGGCAAATTGATAAAAAATCTGAGCCAACCATTAGTCCAAATGTACAGCGTATCGATGTACAGGTTGGTATTGTCAATGCCGATACCGGACAACTGGAATCTGGCGTCAGCAGTCTGGTGTTCTTTAATCATCGGGTGAATCAGACACAATGA
- the lpxK gene encoding tetraacyldisaccharide 4'-kinase, whose translation MSLAQVIQDAWNTQAKWLIVFRPLSWLYQIGFSLNKALYDKGFKESYTAPVPVMVIGNITVGGSGKTPLLIHLVEYLAKKNVRVGVISRGYGGKGPFPCYVDAQATAESVGDEPALIVQSTGVPMAVGPNRQQSIELLLSKHDLDLIICDDGLQHWALNRQIEWIVLDNNRGLGNQKLLPEGYLRESVERLKTGTVIEHSAHPQSDLHMHLAASQPFLLNQVEPRAFDPNLPFYAVVGIGFPQRFYQTLESLGIQQFQCHEFPDHHDYEIEDLQFEDQHPIITTEKDAVKIMALLKQNPEFKRDIWVVPVEAVLSPACYKVLQQQLAEHGISIS comes from the coding sequence ATGTCATTGGCACAGGTCATTCAGGATGCCTGGAATACACAGGCCAAATGGCTCATTGTTTTTCGGCCATTGTCCTGGCTGTACCAGATCGGATTTAGCTTAAATAAAGCCTTATATGATAAAGGCTTTAAAGAGAGTTATACCGCACCTGTTCCTGTGATGGTGATTGGTAATATTACTGTTGGTGGGAGTGGTAAAACGCCTCTATTGATCCATCTGGTTGAATATCTGGCTAAGAAGAATGTCCGGGTTGGCGTCATTAGTCGTGGATATGGAGGTAAAGGCCCATTTCCGTGCTATGTCGATGCGCAGGCGACTGCAGAAAGTGTCGGCGATGAACCTGCACTGATTGTGCAGTCCACAGGTGTGCCGATGGCTGTGGGTCCGAATCGTCAGCAGAGTATAGAGCTGCTATTATCCAAACATGATCTGGATTTGATTATTTGCGATGATGGTTTACAGCACTGGGCTTTGAATCGTCAGATTGAATGGATTGTGCTGGATAATAATCGTGGTCTAGGCAATCAGAAACTTCTACCAGAAGGCTATTTACGTGAGTCAGTTGAACGTCTAAAAACTGGTACTGTAATTGAGCATTCTGCTCATCCACAATCAGATTTACATATGCATTTGGCTGCATCACAGCCGTTTTTACTGAATCAGGTAGAGCCGCGGGCTTTTGATCCGAACTTACCTTTTTATGCCGTCGTGGGTATTGGTTTTCCACAGCGTTTCTATCAGACCTTGGAAAGCTTAGGGATTCAGCAATTCCAGTGCCACGAATTCCCGGATCATCATGATTATGAAATTGAAGATCTGCAGTTTGAAGATCAGCATCCGATCATTACCACTGAAAAAGATGCAGTAAAGATCATGGCTTTACTCAAACAGAATCCGGAATTTAAACGTGATATCTGGGTAGTGCCTGTTGAGGCAGTGTTATCACCGGCCTGTTATAAGGTTTTGCAGCAACAACTTGCTGAACACGGTATTTCTATTTCTTAA
- a CDS encoding type II secretion system protein, which yields MKIQSLPSSRGFTLIELMVVIVIMGILASLVMLNKGGVDQRKAMQAREVFMLDLQRILREANDQARVLALQTQTATDVSPFQYTVVEYQKNPAHTDFRLSSTSQKWIPYTEFKTQALPDKVSLQIQPLDQRYENAQNRDLTMQDAPKLIWLGNGEVKSVRIQFYLDHNEVGSVIEIDHLGKINEI from the coding sequence ATGAAAATCCAGTCTCTGCCATCAAGTCGTGGTTTTACACTCATCGAATTGATGGTGGTGATTGTCATTATGGGAATTCTGGCATCCCTGGTGATGCTGAATAAAGGTGGAGTGGATCAGCGTAAAGCCATGCAGGCACGTGAAGTGTTTATGCTAGATTTACAACGTATTTTACGTGAAGCGAATGATCAGGCTCGGGTGCTTGCCTTGCAGACCCAGACGGCAACGGATGTCAGTCCATTTCAGTACACTGTGGTGGAATATCAAAAAAATCCGGCCCATACCGATTTTAGGTTAAGTAGCACATCACAGAAATGGATTCCCTATACAGAATTTAAGACCCAAGCTTTACCAGATAAAGTATCTTTGCAGATTCAGCCTTTGGATCAGCGTTATGAAAATGCACAAAACCGGGATCTGACCATGCAGGATGCGCCCAAATTGATTTGGCTTGGCAATGGGGAAGTGAAGTCGGTACGGATTCAATTTTATCTTGATCATAATGAAGTCGGTTCTGTGATTGAAATCGACCACCTGGGTAAAATCAATGAAATTTAA
- a CDS encoding DNA polymerase III subunit delta', translated as MPLDATAHIYPWQQQVWDTLTGRFPQLGHGLLFYGKKGCGKEAFTQQFLAWVLCQNRHVRNLPCGECGSCQWLKADTHPNYVYISTDEENKKQNVKIKIEKIRDLLPFVQQTVDGWRVIVIEPAEALNIASSNALLKTLEEPGENIVIILLADHYLKLPATIRSRLQHFALDRITSDQATNYLSEYLPEAGFSQQQLLMNLANQMPLQAIEVAQSAWMPMRQDFLQDWKKLVIEKNMPIAIATRWNKSLSFNDFGQMFEYLLSDLICVKLNQAIKNIDLEFEVLAAQYSLEQLFDIYGEFQQSKQYLEQNVQSNLVLDQLCIRLMNL; from the coding sequence ATGCCACTTGATGCCACCGCACACATCTATCCTTGGCAACAACAAGTCTGGGATACGCTTACTGGGCGTTTTCCCCAGCTTGGGCATGGACTACTATTTTATGGCAAAAAAGGCTGTGGTAAGGAAGCTTTTACTCAGCAGTTTCTGGCATGGGTGCTGTGTCAAAATCGTCATGTGCGCAATTTGCCATGTGGTGAATGTGGCAGTTGTCAGTGGCTAAAAGCAGATACTCATCCGAACTATGTTTACATCAGTACCGATGAAGAAAACAAAAAACAGAATGTTAAAATCAAAATTGAAAAGATTCGGGATTTATTGCCATTTGTGCAGCAAACAGTTGATGGCTGGCGTGTTATCGTTATAGAACCTGCTGAAGCACTGAATATTGCTTCTTCCAATGCTTTGCTGAAAACCCTGGAAGAGCCGGGTGAAAACATTGTTATTATTCTGCTGGCCGATCATTATTTAAAATTACCTGCGACAATTCGCAGCCGTTTACAACATTTTGCTTTGGATCGTATTACATCGGATCAGGCAACAAATTATCTAAGCGAATATTTACCGGAAGCAGGATTTTCCCAGCAGCAATTATTAATGAATCTGGCAAACCAGATGCCGTTGCAGGCGATTGAAGTGGCCCAAAGTGCCTGGATGCCGATGCGTCAGGATTTTCTGCAAGACTGGAAAAAACTGGTCATAGAAAAAAATATGCCGATTGCAATTGCAACGCGATGGAACAAGAGCTTGAGTTTTAATGATTTTGGGCAGATGTTTGAATACTTGTTGTCGGATTTGATTTGTGTCAAGCTAAATCAGGCCATTAAAAACATCGATTTGGAATTTGAAGTGCTGGCTGCACAATATTCATTAGAACAGCTTTTTGATATTTATGGGGAATTTCAGCAGTCTAAACAATATCTGGAACAGAATGTACAAAGCAATCTGGTTCTGGACCAGCTCTGTATTCGACTGATGAATCTTTAA
- a CDS encoding TetR/AcrR family transcriptional regulator, whose translation MDRQAQFRARETLIFQVAEQLLLENGEAGMTLDALAAELDLAKGTLYKHFQSKDELYMLLIIRNERMLLEMIQDAEKAFPEHLAFFMLHHLHHPERTVLFHQIEERLSTTGVGIQQLFTELYQIRKQRLRLIIRMTESYLESIQSSMPVRDYLASIWSLTHGAAAILNSSFYQRYLGSRDTLRVAYIDQALALPKKINPVEQFA comes from the coding sequence ATGGATCGTCAGGCTCAGTTTCGAGCAAGAGAAACCTTGATTTTTCAAGTAGCAGAACAGCTGCTGCTGGAAAATGGTGAAGCAGGTATGACGCTAGATGCGTTGGCTGCAGAACTGGATTTGGCTAAAGGCACACTCTATAAACATTTCCAGAGCAAGGATGAGCTGTATATGCTGCTCATCATCCGTAATGAACGTATGCTGCTGGAAATGATCCAGGATGCGGAAAAGGCTTTTCCAGAGCATCTGGCTTTCTTTATGTTGCACCATCTGCATCATCCGGAACGTACAGTATTGTTTCATCAGATTGAGGAACGTTTATCGACGACTGGGGTGGGTATTCAGCAATTATTTACCGAGCTTTACCAGATCCGGAAACAGCGTTTACGTCTGATTATTCGTATGACAGAAAGCTATCTGGAATCAATTCAGAGCAGTATGCCGGTACGTGATTATCTGGCTTCGATCTGGTCGCTGACTCATGGTGCAGCCGCAATCCTGAACTCCAGTTTCTATCAGCGTTATCTCGGCTCTCGTGATACTTTGCGAGTGGCCTATATCGACCAGGCTCTGGCTTTGCCAAAGAAGATTAATCCGGTTGAGCAATTTGCTTAA